In Brachypodium distachyon strain Bd21 chromosome 2, Brachypodium_distachyon_v3.0, whole genome shotgun sequence, one genomic interval encodes:
- the LOC100834198 gene encoding uncharacterized protein LOC100834198 produces the protein MAHVGEEELSECEVLWPEARGCGCGDGAPASALLVGSSSPRFFSRNQRPCSTGSLPVDIPMASARLPRGRDDSWWNDDEDEEEEAAGGCGAMVPPHVMVSRRRSEAAVAFSLRSGPGTARRDLNQLRNSVLRMTGFIEG, from the coding sequence ATGGCACatgtgggggaggaggagctgtcCGAGTGCGAGGTGCTGTGGCCGGAGGCgcgcggctgcggctgcggcgacggcgcgccgGCCAGCGCTTTGTTGGTCGGGTCGTCCTCGCCCAGGTTTTTCTCCAGGAACCAGCGGCCTTGTTCCACGGGCTCCCTTCCGGTGGACATCCCGATGGCCTCCGCGCGCCTTCCCCGCGGGCGAGATGATAGCTGGTGgaacgacgacgaagacgaggaggaggaggccgccggtGGCTGCGGCGCCATGGTGCCGCCGCACGTGATGGTGTCGAGGAGGCGGTCGGAGGCTGCGGTGGCGTTCTCGCTGCGGTCGGGGCCCGGCACGGCGCGCCGCGACCTGAACCAGCTCCGTAACTCCGTGCTGCGGATGACCGGCTTCATCGAAGGATGA